In Mangrovivirga cuniculi, the following proteins share a genomic window:
- a CDS encoding S8 family serine peptidase encodes MKNLSRLIVAMMIMAIMNSCNLQENPVQKKEIEISTKTELNSVIEQSLLQDDEFKWDELSDSELYSAIISHDSIAVIGYQPSESSFSNWEDFDIKESEWTKSLNNVMQTLERAHLSDGIQIPEEGLQTQSHSTLPFLKVKISSPSAVTMLRQMGEVRYIEPHTYYFSEIADVDSEEYRTMGKLGCGNSPDSYLEPADYVSASPAVKVSWNYYTSNIPQAWNLTTGKGITIGMIDTGLSPDQAGLNSQFNSGWSSGRYLRKYGTYVSSWWWWARPDGPNDKCGHGTQMAGVIAGQEEL; translated from the coding sequence ATGAAAAACTTATCTAGACTCATCGTGGCCATGATGATTATGGCCATAATGAACTCCTGTAACCTTCAGGAAAACCCTGTTCAAAAAAAGGAAATTGAAATTTCAACCAAAACTGAATTAAACTCTGTAATCGAACAATCATTATTGCAAGATGATGAGTTTAAATGGGATGAGTTATCAGACAGTGAACTTTACAGTGCTATTATATCTCATGACAGCATTGCGGTAATTGGATACCAACCATCAGAGAGTTCTTTTTCGAATTGGGAAGATTTTGACATCAAAGAAAGTGAATGGACAAAATCTTTAAATAATGTGATGCAAACTCTGGAGAGGGCGCACTTATCTGATGGAATCCAGATTCCGGAAGAAGGACTTCAAACGCAGAGTCATTCTACATTGCCTTTTTTAAAGGTAAAAATTTCATCTCCATCAGCTGTTACTATGCTCAGGCAGATGGGTGAAGTCAGGTATATTGAACCTCATACTTATTATTTTTCAGAAATTGCAGATGTTGACAGTGAAGAATATCGCACGATGGGTAAACTCGGGTGTGGGAATTCTCCTGATAGTTATTTGGAGCCTGCCGATTATGTATCAGCTTCACCTGCAGTAAAAGTATCGTGGAATTATTATACAAGTAATATACCACAAGCCTGGAATTTAACCACAGGTAAAGGAATCACGATCGGAATGATCGATACCGGGCTATCGCCTGACCAGGCCGGGCTTAATTCTCAATTTAATTCCGGATGGTCATCTGGCAGGTACTTGCGTAAATACGGCACTTATGTAAGCTCCTGGTGGTGGTGGGCCAGACCGGATGGGCCTAATGATAAATGTGGCCACGGTACTCAAATGGCAGGAGTTATAGCGGGCCAAGAGGAACTGTAG
- a CDS encoding S8/S53 family peptidase translates to MWPRYSNGRSYSGPRGTVGSSVGVAYNSNFVGVRGTGDVVIEEGREKDGVTDALVLLGNRSDVRIISMSIGSPLSSGQVADGIRYAYARGKLMFCAAGTSTSFTNWYGVIFPANMSETVAVTGITDAGYQRCSNCHSGRKVDFTIVMQRAGDSGRTSLTLAQSGSDPSRVGGSSVATATTSGIAALVWSTNPSLSREQVLNRLTRSADLYPSRSSQFGWGTIDAYKAVTIQ, encoded by the coding sequence ATGTGGCCACGGTACTCAAATGGCAGGAGTTATAGCGGGCCAAGAGGAACTGTAGGTTCTTCAGTAGGTGTCGCTTATAATTCTAATTTTGTGGGAGTAAGAGGTACTGGTGATGTCGTGATTGAGGAAGGAAGAGAAAAAGATGGAGTGACAGATGCTTTAGTACTGCTAGGAAATCGATCCGATGTTAGGATTATCAGTATGTCTATTGGTTCTCCATTATCAAGTGGCCAGGTCGCAGATGGAATCAGATATGCCTATGCAAGAGGGAAACTGATGTTCTGTGCTGCAGGAACTTCTACTTCTTTTACGAATTGGTATGGAGTGATTTTTCCGGCAAACATGAGTGAGACAGTTGCTGTAACAGGAATTACAGATGCAGGCTACCAAAGATGTAGTAATTGCCATTCAGGTAGAAAAGTTGATTTCACTATTGTAATGCAGCGAGCAGGAGATAGTGGTAGAACTAGTCTTACACTTGCACAAAGTGGGTCTGATCCTTCAAGGGTCGGCGGGTCTTCAGTAGCTACAGCCACGACTTCAGGAATTGCCGCTTTAGTTTGGAGTACAAATCCTTCTCTTAGCAGAGAACAAGTATTAAATCGATTAACTCGTTCAGCAGATTTATACCCGTCACGTAGTAGTCAGTTTGGGTGGGGAACGATTGATGCTTATAAAGCAGTTACGATACAGTAA
- a CDS encoding ABC transporter ATP-binding protein, with product MKPIVEAKHITKSYGKNIALDDITLEIHSGKIFGLLGPNGAGKTTFIRILTSIIAPDKGKILINGKELNSHTIEKIGYLPEERGLYKKMKVGEQLMYLAGLKGMKKKEAKEAIISWMKRFEMKGWWNKTVQDLSKGMQQKVQFISTVVHDPDLIILDEPFSGFDPVNANLVRDEIIRLKGEGKTIILSTHRMESVEELCDEIAMINNSKLILYGEKNEIKNQHKQNIWTIGHAEGNLNLTSGEVVHTFLANGEQRTDVKLNFDHGANDLLKEVIDQKEVFSFNEKLPTINDIFIQSVNKKNE from the coding sequence ATGAAACCAATTGTAGAAGCAAAGCATATTACTAAAAGCTATGGTAAGAATATAGCGTTGGACGATATCACACTAGAGATTCATTCAGGGAAAATATTCGGATTACTGGGTCCTAATGGAGCCGGTAAAACTACTTTTATCAGAATTCTAACCAGCATTATTGCGCCAGATAAGGGGAAGATACTAATTAATGGGAAAGAGTTAAATTCTCATACAATAGAAAAAATAGGTTATTTGCCAGAGGAAAGAGGCCTTTATAAAAAAATGAAGGTTGGAGAGCAATTGATGTACCTGGCCGGCCTTAAAGGTATGAAGAAGAAGGAAGCTAAAGAGGCGATTATTTCCTGGATGAAAAGATTCGAGATGAAGGGTTGGTGGAATAAAACAGTTCAGGATCTATCTAAGGGGATGCAGCAAAAAGTTCAGTTCATCAGCACTGTAGTTCATGACCCGGATCTCATAATTCTTGACGAGCCCTTTTCAGGTTTTGATCCTGTAAACGCAAACCTGGTAAGAGACGAAATAATAAGACTAAAAGGAGAAGGCAAGACAATTATACTATCTACTCACCGAATGGAATCAGTGGAAGAGTTATGTGATGAAATTGCAATGATAAATAATTCCAAATTGATATTGTATGGTGAAAAAAATGAGATAAAGAACCAGCATAAACAGAATATTTGGACTATTGGTCATGCAGAAGGAAACCTGAATCTGACATCAGGAGAAGTTGTCCACACTTTTCTTGCTAATGGTGAACAAAGGACTGACGTGAAACTGAACTTTGATCATGGAGCCAATGATTTATTAAAAGAAGTTATAGATCAGAAGGAGGTTTTTAGCTTTAATGAAAAACTACCTACGATTAACGATATTTTTATTCAATCTGTAAATAAAAAAAATGAATAA
- a CDS encoding ABC transporter permease, with the protein MNKILLVIRREYLTRVTNKTFILMTFLTPLLIVGVYALIIFLSVKGVEDQKKIIVLDKSEKFRKALISSDNLEFEFLSESLSGELAKETYLDSKAYGLLYIPDFKGDDPKDVVLRTKGNPGIGTLTVIESMLEDEIERLKLQKKGLSTDIFDEINSDIDITTINLSEDGTEKKTSALVGTIAGE; encoded by the coding sequence ATGAATAAGATCTTATTAGTCATCAGAAGAGAATACCTGACTCGTGTCACGAATAAAACGTTTATTCTGATGACATTTTTAACACCATTATTAATTGTTGGCGTTTATGCCCTGATAATTTTTTTATCAGTCAAAGGAGTTGAGGATCAAAAGAAAATTATAGTCCTGGATAAATCCGAAAAATTCAGAAAGGCTTTAATATCCTCAGACAACTTAGAGTTTGAGTTTTTATCTGAATCTTTATCCGGTGAGTTAGCCAAAGAGACATACCTGGACTCTAAGGCCTATGGTTTGTTATATATTCCAGATTTTAAGGGAGATGACCCTAAAGACGTTGTGTTAAGAACTAAGGGAAACCCGGGGATTGGAACGCTTACGGTTATTGAATCAATGTTAGAAGACGAAATTGAGCGTTTGAAACTTCAGAAAAAAGGACTTTCAACAGATATTTTTGATGAAATAAATTCGGATATCGATATAACGACTATCAATTTAAGTGAGGATGGAACAGAGAAAAAAACCTCAGCTCTGGTGGGTACGATTGCAGGGGAGTAA
- a CDS encoding ABC transporter permease gives MIFIFIMIYGSQVMRGVVEEKSGKIVEVIVSSVKPFQLMTGKIIGIAAVGLTQLFMWVVLTMVLLGIASAFIGQTEVVNTAMESQQQLNDLNQGGAPSEFQVNVITDIISSLNLPLILACFIFIFWEVFYYMLLFLR, from the coding sequence ATGATTTTCATATTTATAATGATTTATGGAAGTCAGGTAATGAGAGGGGTAGTGGAAGAGAAATCAGGAAAAATAGTTGAAGTGATTGTTTCTTCTGTAAAGCCTTTCCAGTTGATGACAGGTAAGATTATTGGAATTGCAGCAGTAGGATTGACTCAATTATTTATGTGGGTGGTTTTAACAATGGTGCTATTAGGAATAGCAAGTGCATTCATTGGTCAGACAGAAGTGGTGAATACGGCAATGGAAAGTCAGCAACAATTAAATGATTTAAATCAGGGAGGTGCACCTTCTGAATTTCAGGTTAATGTAATTACGGATATTATATCATCTTTGAATCTGCCTTTGATACTAGCTTGTTTTATTTTTATTTTCTGGGAGGTTTTCTATTATATGCTTCTCTTTTTGCGATGA
- a CDS encoding ABC transporter permease codes for MIGSVVDSETDTQQFMFPVILPIIISIGVGLPAVESPNGTLATVFSMIPLTSPVVMMARLPFDIPVWQIIVSMLLLILGIIGTAWLAGRVYRIGILTRGLKFPIS; via the coding sequence ATGATAGGATCAGTGGTCGATTCGGAAACAGATACCCAGCAATTTATGTTTCCTGTGATCTTGCCTATAATAATAAGTATAGGAGTCGGCTTACCAGCAGTTGAAAGTCCGAATGGCACCCTTGCCACAGTATTTTCCATGATTCCTTTAACATCTCCTGTTGTAATGATGGCCAGATTGCCATTTGATATACCGGTATGGCAAATAATTGTTAGTATGTTGCTACTAATTTTGGGTATAATAGGAACTGCATGGCTGGCGGGAAGAGTATACAGAATAGGGATTTTAACCAGGGGGCTAAAGTTTCCTATAAGCTAA
- a CDS encoding sensor histidine kinase, with product MAKRQNDGNFWFESNNFVRLLILLTAIGISMGTIIYTNILSKRLKERERQSIELFAKALEFVNNTENAENLQFVYNEIIGANSSVPCIVVDSLGNAIMHRNLDLPEDITPEKQKSLILAELEEMKAEHSPIIIQAQLDNVVYNTWRLYYNNSNLFNQLKYYPYVQLSILLVFGFLAYVAFSYSKKAEQNRLWVGLAKETAHQLGTPISSLMAWVEYFKAVPEFRNSDYIKEVEKDIERLELITERFSSIGSTPALKEVNLVDHVKHTISYLQTRISRKVSINIETVVDPTLVSLNPSLFAWVIENICKNAVDAMNGQGAINLKIIKANEGKVFLDISDTGKGISKSHLKTIFEPGFTTKKRGWGLGLALVKRIVESYHQGKIYIKRTELDKGTTFRIILPSANSRI from the coding sequence ATGGCTAAACGTCAGAATGATGGGAATTTCTGGTTTGAGAGCAATAATTTCGTAAGGTTACTGATCTTACTGACAGCTATTGGTATAAGTATGGGAACCATTATTTATACTAATATTTTATCCAAAAGACTTAAGGAAAGAGAGCGACAATCAATCGAATTGTTCGCCAAAGCACTGGAATTTGTAAATAACACAGAAAATGCTGAAAATTTACAATTCGTATATAATGAGATAATTGGAGCTAATTCTTCAGTACCTTGTATAGTCGTTGATAGCCTGGGGAATGCAATAATGCATCGGAATCTGGATCTTCCTGAGGATATAACCCCTGAAAAGCAAAAGTCACTTATTCTGGCTGAGCTTGAGGAAATGAAAGCCGAACATTCACCAATTATTATTCAGGCTCAACTGGATAATGTAGTTTACAATACATGGCGATTATATTATAACAATTCAAATCTGTTTAACCAGTTGAAATATTATCCTTATGTCCAGCTCTCTATCTTGTTGGTTTTTGGATTCCTGGCCTATGTAGCATTCTCTTACAGTAAAAAAGCTGAGCAAAACAGGCTCTGGGTCGGTTTGGCCAAAGAAACTGCCCATCAATTAGGTACACCAATCTCATCTTTAATGGCCTGGGTAGAGTATTTTAAGGCCGTTCCCGAATTCAGAAACAGTGATTATATCAAAGAGGTTGAGAAAGATATAGAAAGGCTGGAGTTAATAACTGAACGTTTTTCAAGTATAGGAAGTACTCCTGCTTTGAAGGAAGTTAACCTGGTTGATCATGTAAAACACACGATATCATACTTACAAACAAGAATATCCCGTAAAGTATCAATCAATATAGAAACAGTTGTCGATCCGACATTGGTGAGTTTAAATCCATCTCTGTTCGCCTGGGTTATTGAAAATATTTGTAAGAATGCAGTAGATGCAATGAATGGGCAGGGAGCGATAAATTTAAAAATAATAAAGGCCAATGAAGGAAAGGTGTTTCTTGATATTTCAGATACTGGGAAAGGAATCTCTAAAAGCCATTTGAAGACAATATTTGAACCTGGTTTCACCACAAAGAAAAGAGGGTGGGGATTAGGTCTTGCACTAGTTAAAAGAATTGTTGAGAGTTATCATCAGGGAAAAATATATATAAAGCGCACAGAGTTGGATAAAGGAACTACTTTCAGAATAATTTTACCCTCTGCCAACTCCAGGATTTAA